In a single window of the Thermoproteales archaeon genome:
- a CDS encoding malate dehydrogenase has product MHIAIIGCGRIGQSLASLLLNEWYVSELSLVDVVPNLAKAVAEDFRHASVALRRDVEIEGYENVKDVEKADMVVVTAGAPRRADQSRRDLAVKNAGIIKNIAEGIYHKNKDAWFLIVTNPVDAMATLFYRVTKSGRVVGSGTHLDTIRFRSEIARRLGASTADIEGFVAGEHGEAAVPLWSTVKIRGVKLEDFVREDVDTFRNEIEKAVKEIAAQIIRYSGATIHGPVHAFREIIRSILLNEAKILSVASLFKIENSEVYLSLPSIVSSSGVQPVLFENLTDEEKKKIEIAAKAIYKTFKEATRDLNFR; this is encoded by the coding sequence ATGCACATCGCAATTATAGGTTGTGGAAGGATAGGGCAGAGCTTAGCATCGCTGCTTCTAAATGAATGGTATGTATCGGAGCTGAGTCTGGTGGATGTTGTTCCAAACCTCGCTAAAGCTGTAGCTGAAGATTTCAGGCATGCGAGCGTCGCATTGCGCAGGGACGTGGAGATAGAAGGTTATGAAAATGTTAAGGATGTGGAAAAAGCCGACATGGTCGTGGTGACGGCTGGCGCTCCCAGGCGCGCGGATCAGAGTAGAAGAGATTTAGCAGTCAAAAACGCTGGAATTATAAAGAATATTGCCGAAGGAATATATCATAAAAATAAAGACGCTTGGTTTCTAATAGTGACTAATCCTGTAGACGCTATGGCCACGTTATTTTATCGAGTGACAAAAAGCGGAAGAGTTGTAGGAAGCGGTACTCATTTAGATACTATAAGATTTAGGAGTGAGATCGCTAGAAGACTCGGAGCGAGCACGGCCGATATTGAAGGATTCGTTGCGGGAGAGCATGGGGAAGCAGCTGTCCCTCTATGGTCAACTGTAAAAATAAGAGGAGTTAAGCTTGAAGATTTCGTGAGGGAGGACGTAGATACCTTTAGAAACGAGATAGAGAAAGCAGTGAAAGAAATTGCAGCACAGATTATAAGATACTCTGGTGCTACGATTCATGGCCCGGTTCATGCGTTTAGAGAAATAATAAGATCTATCTTGTTGAATGAGGCGAAAATATTAAGCGTTGCTTCTCTATTTAAGATAGAAAACAGCGAGGTATACCTTAGCTTACCCAGTATAGTTAGCAGCAGCGGGGTTCAACCCGTATTGTTTGAAAATTTAACAGATGAGGAAAAGAAGAAAATAGAAATTGCCGCTAAGGCAATTTATAAGACGTTTAAAGAAGCAACCAGGGATCTTAATTTTCGATAG
- a CDS encoding AbrB/MazE/SpoVT family DNA-binding domain-containing protein encodes MLVKEKKRRGVKGFDITKLPYKIKMYMNNQILIPARLVRALGIGDAEKAKITIKYKNKQVEIEAKLLKTRYTDSRQFTIPKPVREELKLIPGEEIEIINIKPL; translated from the coding sequence ATTTTGGTAAAGGAGAAGAAAAGGAGAGGAGTGAAGGGTTTTGACATCACGAAGCTTCCCTATAAAATAAAAATGTACATGAACAATCAAATCCTAATACCAGCGAGGCTTGTAAGAGCGCTGGGTATAGGAGACGCTGAAAAAGCTAAAATCACGATAAAGTACAAGAATAAACAAGTAGAGATCGAGGCAAAGCTATTAAAAACTAGATATACCGATTCTCGACAGTTCACCATACCTAAGCCTGTAAGAGAGGAGCTAAAGCTTATCCCAGGAGAGGAAATAGAGATTATCAACATAAAGCCCTTATAG
- a CDS encoding malate dehydrogenase produces SDFSNQVNNSLAFPAVFRGVLDVRACKISDEIIIAAALELAKHAEEKGLSEDYIIPTMEEWEIYPKVAAAVAYEAVKQNLARRPLSWEEELENAKKIIMRTRSIVKLFMEQGLIEPIEN; encoded by the coding sequence ATCAGATTTTTCGAACCAAGTTAATAACAGCTTAGCTTTTCCAGCGGTTTTTAGGGGAGTTTTAGATGTAAGAGCATGCAAGATATCCGATGAAATAATAATCGCGGCTGCGCTTGAGCTTGCAAAGCATGCTGAGGAGAAAGGGTTAAGCGAGGATTATATAATTCCTACAATGGAAGAATGGGAAATTTATCCTAAAGTAGCGGCGGCTGTAGCTTATGAAGCTGTTAAACAAAATCTTGCTCGTAGACCGTTAAGCTGGGAGGAAGAACTGGAAAATGCTAAAAAAATTATTATGCGAACGCGCTCCATCGTCAAACTATTCATGGAGCAAGGTTTAATAGAGCCTATCGAAAATTAA
- a CDS encoding radical SAM protein translates to MISSAKSILKVSDDIPLIGHIAFGIIDRGTNLLQLRPSSLCPLSCIFCSVDAGPKSRFRKTEFIVDLDYMLEYVKIIAEYKAVKDLQIHIDAAGDPLTYPRIVDLIFCLSELENIKVISLETHGALLNYKLLDEMDEAGLSRLNLSIDTLDPQLAKYLSGSKWFDLPKVLEFAEYIAENLKMDLLIAPVWIPGVNDEDMPRIIKFAKKIGAGKKWPPLGIQKYEVHRYGRKPKGVKPMTWYKFYQTLKKWEKAYNVKLVLNPRDFGIYKVKPLPLIFKKGQKISAKVIGWGWHKNEWLGVAKDRIVAIIGAKGEPPVGSKVKVEIVRNKNNIYVGVLG, encoded by the coding sequence ATGATATCTTCGGCTAAAAGCATTTTAAAAGTTAGCGATGATATTCCGCTTATAGGCCATATAGCTTTTGGAATCATAGATAGAGGTACAAACCTGCTACAATTACGTCCTTCATCCTTATGTCCACTATCTTGTATTTTTTGTTCAGTCGATGCAGGTCCTAAATCTAGGTTTAGAAAGACAGAATTTATCGTCGACCTTGATTATATGTTAGAATACGTGAAGATTATAGCGGAATATAAGGCTGTTAAGGACTTGCAAATTCACATAGATGCCGCGGGCGATCCCTTAACTTATCCTAGAATAGTTGATCTAATTTTCTGCCTTAGTGAACTTGAAAATATTAAAGTAATATCGTTGGAAACGCATGGAGCTTTGCTAAATTATAAGCTGTTAGATGAAATGGATGAAGCTGGTTTGTCAAGGTTAAATCTTTCAATTGATACTTTGGACCCTCAGCTAGCTAAGTATCTTTCAGGTAGCAAATGGTTTGATTTGCCAAAGGTTTTAGAATTTGCAGAATATATAGCTGAAAATCTAAAAATGGATTTGCTTATTGCCCCAGTATGGATACCTGGTGTAAACGATGAGGATATGCCAAGGATTATTAAATTTGCAAAGAAAATAGGTGCTGGAAAGAAATGGCCTCCATTGGGTATACAAAAATATGAAGTTCATAGGTATGGCAGAAAACCTAAAGGCGTTAAACCCATGACATGGTACAAGTTTTATCAAACGTTAAAAAAATGGGAGAAAGCATATAATGTGAAACTGGTGTTAAATCCTAGAGACTTCGGAATTTACAAGGTTAAGCCGCTTCCTTTAATTTTTAAGAAAGGACAAAAAATTTCTGCTAAAGTTATCGGGTGGGGATGGCATAAAAATGAGTGGCTCGGCGTGGCAAAGGATAGGATAGTTGCAATAATAGGAGCCAAAGGCGAGCCACCTGTGGGTTCAAAGGTAAAGGTGGAAATTGTAAGAAATAAAAACAATATATACGTTGGAGTCCTAGGGTAG
- a CDS encoding carboxypeptidase regulatory-like domain-containing protein translates to MNEYKAMHLILSLAIVLFVALFFAKITSADSITLFQNQTYSNVTVNIFDYDGNSLYEGSTYPKLEVYNSTGSLLKSLTCTAASCRIINITPGTYSFKVYWHQVEVAHINDTLKERENTIEIRCNVKKARIRVVDDADRALKNVDVSLIGPLPGYDMSFSFNTGGSGEIKKFLPFGTYKLSSATWQWEIDDKTMSISAVVEEKTEYSINAQNDFIKIPMKVSHSLTFAFYTIDDQELVGSDAKVEVRFKYRGDWQKILEKRLEHNNKVTLGPLPYGEYQITVYWSDESILTEKIALDSEIYDELVEGVLKIKVHMYKNLLVRFVDAEGEPLRDTYIVLVFPSGGNASYVTDDAGGVRLCNITAGNYVVKVRWLAGYAETELDLTPGQVSENVIKVVLDFYKVNLILKSRGSATLPIGLKITFRCNTYILLNESLEGEVKTYEKTFEKLYSKSPYYYYLDISYMGYSLFSDRVNIAAKNIVIDLDLYDLTVTVLSMHNYTLPSAKLCLEYPKGGNVIAAETDNYGKYLFKHLIVGYGPYKLSVYWKDYLVGSFTLKEKDIVEGDVELRVNVYDIYVKVYNVLHSGLKDATVAVYLKNATAFIPLGNASTDPTGLAKISGIPVPPGYDITINVNYKNRFKLENIIIEHPERSKEIVMNVLFEVFGVPLSPIEIGTIALVSVAGTLGAYFFLRWYRFKETLTSMFSETEIQPEAFEYEIEEEEKKKNVLSKLAKKIKDRIEELFGGGEESEEEYDIFG, encoded by the coding sequence ATGAACGAATACAAAGCGATGCATTTAATCCTTTCATTGGCAATTGTGCTCTTTGTAGCGCTGTTTTTTGCTAAAATCACATCAGCTGACAGCATAACCTTGTTTCAAAATCAAACCTACTCTAATGTTACAGTAAACATCTTCGATTATGATGGAAATTCCTTATATGAGGGATCAACCTATCCTAAATTAGAAGTATACAACTCAACAGGGTCTCTGTTAAAAAGCTTAACGTGCACGGCGGCTTCTTGTAGAATTATAAACATAACTCCAGGTACCTACTCTTTCAAGGTTTATTGGCACCAAGTAGAGGTTGCGCACATAAACGATACCCTAAAAGAGAGAGAAAACACTATTGAGATAAGGTGTAATGTTAAGAAAGCACGTATTCGGGTCGTGGACGATGCGGATAGGGCTTTGAAGAATGTGGACGTTTCGCTTATTGGACCTCTACCCGGTTACGATATGTCGTTTTCGTTTAATACAGGGGGAAGTGGAGAAATTAAGAAATTTTTGCCCTTTGGGACGTATAAATTGTCTTCAGCTACTTGGCAGTGGGAAATAGATGATAAAACAATGTCTATAAGCGCGGTTGTTGAGGAAAAAACGGAATACTCGATAAACGCCCAAAATGATTTCATTAAAATTCCAATGAAGGTATCTCATTCGTTGACTTTCGCCTTTTACACTATCGATGATCAAGAGCTTGTCGGTTCCGACGCGAAGGTAGAGGTTAGGTTTAAGTATAGAGGTGATTGGCAGAAAATCCTCGAAAAAAGGCTAGAACACAATAATAAAGTTACCCTGGGACCTCTCCCCTACGGCGAATATCAGATAACGGTTTATTGGTCCGACGAGAGCATATTAACAGAAAAAATAGCTTTGGATTCTGAAATTTACGATGAACTTGTAGAAGGAGTGCTTAAGATAAAAGTTCACATGTACAAAAATCTCTTAGTGAGGTTTGTCGACGCTGAGGGTGAACCGTTAAGAGACACGTATATTGTATTGGTGTTTCCATCGGGCGGGAACGCTTCCTATGTCACCGATGACGCTGGCGGAGTAAGATTGTGCAACATAACGGCAGGAAACTACGTAGTAAAAGTGAGGTGGCTCGCAGGCTATGCTGAAACTGAGCTAGATCTTACACCTGGACAAGTTTCGGAGAACGTTATAAAAGTAGTTTTAGATTTTTACAAAGTTAATTTAATTTTAAAATCTCGGGGCTCTGCTACTTTGCCCATCGGATTAAAAATAACCTTTAGATGTAACACCTATATTCTTTTAAACGAAAGTTTAGAAGGTGAAGTTAAAACTTATGAAAAAACCTTTGAAAAGCTATACTCGAAGTCACCCTATTATTACTACCTGGATATTAGCTACATGGGCTATTCGCTTTTTAGCGATCGCGTAAACATAGCGGCTAAAAACATCGTAATAGACTTAGATTTGTACGATTTGACCGTTACGGTTTTGAGCATGCACAATTATACTCTCCCAAGCGCAAAGCTATGCTTGGAATATCCAAAAGGTGGAAATGTGATAGCTGCTGAAACAGACAATTATGGAAAATACCTGTTTAAACATTTAATTGTAGGCTACGGACCTTATAAACTGTCAGTGTATTGGAAGGACTACTTGGTTGGCAGCTTTACCTTAAAAGAAAAAGATATCGTTGAAGGCGACGTAGAGTTGAGAGTAAATGTATACGATATATATGTAAAAGTTTATAACGTTCTGCACAGCGGGCTTAAGGATGCTACCGTGGCTGTTTATTTAAAAAATGCTACGGCTTTTATCCCACTAGGAAACGCCTCCACAGACCCTACTGGATTGGCAAAAATAAGCGGCATACCAGTGCCACCTGGCTATGACATTACGATTAATGTAAATTATAAAAACAGGTTTAAACTAGAAAACATCATCATTGAACATCCGGAAAGATCTAAAGAAATTGTAATGAACGTGCTATTCGAAGTATTTGGCGTTCCATTATCTCCTATAGAGATTGGGACGATAGCTTTGGTTTCAGTTGCTGGTACGCTTGGCGCTTACTTTTTCTTACGATGGTATAGGTTTAAGGAAACATTAACGAGCATGTTTTCAGAAACTGAAATACAACCCGAAGCTTTTGAATACGAGATAGAGGAAGAAGAGAAAAAGAAAAACGTTTTATCGAAATTGGCTAAGAAAATAAAAGATAGAATTGAGGAGCTTTTTGGAGGCGGAGAAGAATCTGAAGAAGAATATGATATCTTCGGCTAA